Proteins from one Microbacterium proteolyticum genomic window:
- the galT gene encoding galactose-1-phosphate uridylyltransferase, which translates to MNTDSPTAVALGAGVVKRPTRLADGRELIYFDDAGTTLGPERAIDARELDPRPATATMRQDVLTGDWITVASNRQNRAFLPPAHLDPLAPQTPTNPSEIPSRYDVAVFENKSPSFGPALDVAHGDAPAAVDPPRGDDDLEHLGLGRTRTSVGRCEVVCFSPEHEGSFGTLSRTRARTVIEAWADRTAALSALPGIRQVFPFENRGQEIGVTLPHPHGQIYAYPYVTPRTQRLLDTVSRTSPDLFARILEFEASGPRVVLRGEHWTAFVPFAARWPIEVHVLPHRHVADLAETTDAERDELAPFYLRLLRGIDALYDTPTPYIAAWHQAPVARARDSVRLNLQITSPRRAADKLKYLAGSEAAMGAWIGDVTPESQAERLRAALDTVPEVTA; encoded by the coding sequence GTGAACACGGACAGCCCCACCGCAGTGGCCCTCGGCGCCGGAGTCGTCAAGCGCCCCACGCGCCTGGCCGACGGCCGCGAACTGATCTACTTCGACGACGCCGGCACGACGCTCGGCCCCGAGCGCGCGATCGACGCCCGCGAGCTCGACCCCCGCCCCGCCACCGCGACCATGCGACAGGACGTCCTCACGGGCGACTGGATCACCGTGGCATCCAATCGCCAGAACCGGGCGTTCCTGCCTCCCGCGCACCTCGATCCGCTCGCCCCGCAGACGCCGACCAACCCGTCGGAGATCCCGTCGCGCTACGACGTCGCGGTGTTCGAGAACAAGTCGCCGTCCTTCGGTCCCGCGCTCGACGTCGCCCACGGCGACGCGCCCGCCGCCGTCGACCCGCCGCGCGGCGACGACGACCTCGAGCACCTCGGACTCGGCCGCACCCGCACCTCCGTCGGGCGCTGCGAGGTCGTCTGCTTCAGCCCCGAGCACGAGGGATCCTTCGGCACGCTGTCGCGCACCCGCGCCCGCACCGTCATCGAAGCGTGGGCCGACCGCACGGCCGCACTGTCGGCCCTCCCCGGCATCCGTCAGGTGTTCCCGTTCGAGAACCGCGGGCAGGAGATCGGCGTCACCCTCCCCCACCCGCACGGGCAGATCTACGCCTACCCGTACGTCACCCCGCGCACGCAGCGCCTGCTCGACACCGTCTCGCGCACCTCGCCCGACCTGTTCGCGCGGATCCTCGAGTTCGAGGCATCCGGCCCCCGCGTGGTGCTGCGCGGCGAGCACTGGACGGCGTTCGTGCCGTTCGCGGCGCGCTGGCCGATCGAGGTGCACGTGCTCCCCCACCGTCACGTCGCCGACCTCGCCGAGACGACGGATGCCGAGCGCGACGAGCTCGCCCCGTTCTACCTGCGGTTGCTACGCGGCATCGACGCGCTGTACGACACGCCCACGCCGTACATCGCCGCGTGGCACCAGGCGCCCGTCGCCCGGGCCCGCGACAGCGTGCGACTCAACCTGCAGATCACGTCGCCGCGCCGCGCGGCCGACAAGCTCAAGTACCTCGCCGGGTCCGAAGCCGCCATGGGCGCCTGGATCGGCGACGTCACCCCCGAGTCGCAGGCCGAACGCCTGCGCGCCGCCCTCGACACCGTTCCGGAGGTGACGGCATGA
- a CDS encoding alpha-N-arabinofuranosidase, whose product MTSPTRITLDPRRPGAEVPRRLFGTFVEHMGRCVYDGIHSPGHASADGSGFRADVLALVRELGATVVRYPGGNFVSGYRWEDGVGPRAERPVRLDAAWHSTETNQVGLHEFAEWADAAGLEVMEAVNLGTRGVAEAADLLEYANHPAGTALSDRRRANGRDEPFGIRLWCLGNEMDGPWQIGHKTADEYGRLAAETARMMRFIDPTVELVAAGSSNHEMPTFGDWERTVLRHTAGLVDHISVHAYYEEDRTDPQSFLASGAALDRYIGEVVDIIDEVDARTPDGAPVGISVDEWNVWNQTRWNEVDKPRVFTGDWPIAPRLIEDDYTVTDAVVVGSLLITLLRRADRVSMANLAQLVNVIAPIRTEPDGGPAWRQTTFHPFRLTAEAATGRVVPVAVDGERIPTARHGEVDAVDAIATVDGDTAHVFLAHRSLDTATEVELDLGAVASAEAVVITIPEGGDRDTTNSADAEPVAPADLAVDVVDGILRFTLPPLAWARVRVQLAS is encoded by the coding sequence ATGACCTCCCCCACCCGCATCACGCTGGACCCCCGCCGCCCCGGAGCCGAGGTTCCGCGTCGCCTCTTCGGCACGTTCGTCGAGCACATGGGCCGCTGCGTGTACGACGGCATCCATTCGCCCGGACACGCCAGCGCCGACGGGTCCGGCTTCCGCGCCGACGTGCTCGCCCTGGTGCGCGAGCTCGGTGCGACGGTCGTGCGCTATCCCGGCGGCAACTTCGTCTCGGGCTACCGCTGGGAGGACGGCGTGGGGCCGCGCGCCGAACGTCCGGTGCGACTGGATGCCGCGTGGCACAGCACCGAGACCAACCAGGTGGGTCTGCACGAGTTCGCCGAGTGGGCGGATGCCGCGGGGCTCGAGGTCATGGAGGCCGTGAACCTCGGCACGCGCGGCGTCGCGGAGGCCGCCGACCTGCTCGAGTACGCCAACCACCCCGCCGGCACCGCGCTGAGCGATCGCCGCCGCGCGAACGGGCGCGACGAGCCCTTCGGCATCCGCCTGTGGTGCCTCGGCAACGAGATGGACGGCCCGTGGCAGATCGGGCACAAGACCGCCGACGAGTACGGGCGCCTCGCCGCCGAGACCGCGCGCATGATGCGGTTCATCGACCCCACCGTCGAGCTCGTGGCCGCGGGCAGCTCCAACCACGAGATGCCCACGTTCGGCGACTGGGAGCGCACCGTGCTGCGGCACACCGCGGGCCTCGTCGATCACATCTCGGTGCACGCGTACTACGAGGAAGACCGCACCGACCCGCAGAGCTTCCTCGCCAGCGGCGCGGCCCTCGACCGCTACATCGGCGAGGTCGTCGACATCATCGACGAGGTCGACGCCCGCACCCCCGACGGCGCCCCGGTCGGCATCAGCGTCGACGAATGGAACGTCTGGAACCAGACGCGCTGGAACGAGGTCGACAAGCCCCGCGTCTTCACGGGCGACTGGCCGATCGCGCCGCGCCTCATCGAGGACGACTACACCGTCACCGACGCCGTCGTCGTCGGATCGCTCCTCATCACGCTGCTGCGCCGCGCGGACCGCGTCTCGATGGCGAACCTCGCGCAGCTCGTCAACGTCATCGCCCCCATCCGCACCGAGCCCGACGGCGGGCCCGCGTGGCGGCAGACGACGTTCCACCCCTTCCGCCTCACGGCCGAGGCCGCGACCGGGCGGGTCGTCCCCGTCGCGGTCGACGGCGAACGCATCCCCACCGCCCGCCACGGCGAGGTCGACGCGGTGGACGCGATCGCCACCGTCGACGGCGACACCGCCCACGTCTTCCTGGCTCATCGCTCGCTCGACACCGCGACCGAGGTCGAGCTCGACCTCGGGGCCGTGGCATCCGCCGAGGCCGTCGTCATCACCATCCCCGAGGGCGGCGACCGCGACACCACGAATTCCGCCGACGCCGAACCGGTGGCTCCGGCGGACCTGGCCGTCGACGTGGTGGACGGCATCCTGCGCTTCACCCTCCCCCCGCTCGCGTGGGCCCGCGTGCGCGTCCAGCTGGCCTCCTGA
- the galK gene encoding galactokinase, with product MTAVDDARALLATLTDTPAAGVWSAPGRANLIGEHTDYNEGFVLPFAIAQRTAAAVALRDDDVIRVRSTFSDDAVEVALADLDARIAASGLDWAGYPLGVAWALRAAAPDATPRGVDIALASEVPVGAGLSSSAAIEGAVASAFNDVWGAGLDKVALARVGRTAENDAVGAPTGIMDQMASMLGEADAATFLDCRTLETRPVTLGFAEAGLAILVVDTLVEHAHSSGGYRERRASCEKGAAAFGVPALRDLTVDDLPRAAEILDDVTFRRVRHIVTENQRVLDTVAALDADGPRAIGDLLTASHASMRDDFEISVPELDLAVETALASGALGARMTGGGFGGAAIALLPTELVPAATDAVQAAFAASGFRAPNVFTVTPSEGARRDA from the coding sequence ATGACCGCCGTCGACGACGCCCGCGCCCTGCTCGCCACCCTGACCGACACCCCCGCCGCAGGGGTGTGGTCCGCCCCCGGCCGCGCCAACCTCATCGGCGAGCACACCGACTACAACGAGGGCTTCGTCCTCCCCTTCGCGATCGCGCAGCGCACCGCCGCCGCCGTCGCGCTGCGCGACGACGACGTGATCCGCGTGCGTTCCACCTTCTCCGACGACGCGGTCGAGGTGGCGCTCGCCGACCTCGACGCCCGCATCGCCGCCAGCGGCCTCGACTGGGCCGGATACCCGCTGGGCGTGGCGTGGGCGCTGCGCGCGGCGGCCCCGGATGCCACACCTCGAGGGGTCGACATCGCCCTGGCGTCGGAGGTGCCGGTGGGAGCGGGGCTCTCGTCGTCCGCCGCGATCGAGGGGGCCGTGGCCTCCGCCTTCAACGACGTGTGGGGCGCAGGTCTCGACAAGGTCGCCCTCGCGCGCGTCGGCCGGACCGCCGAGAACGACGCGGTCGGGGCGCCCACCGGGATCATGGACCAGATGGCATCCATGCTCGGCGAAGCCGATGCCGCGACCTTCCTGGACTGCCGCACGCTCGAGACGCGACCGGTCACCCTGGGCTTCGCGGAGGCTGGCCTCGCGATCCTCGTCGTGGACACGCTCGTCGAGCACGCGCACTCCTCGGGCGGCTACCGCGAGCGCCGCGCCTCGTGCGAGAAGGGCGCCGCGGCCTTCGGTGTGCCGGCGCTGCGCGACCTCACCGTCGACGACCTGCCCCGCGCCGCGGAGATCCTCGACGACGTGACCTTTCGCCGTGTGCGGCACATCGTGACCGAGAACCAGCGCGTCCTCGACACCGTGGCCGCCCTCGACGCCGACGGGCCGCGCGCGATCGGCGACCTGCTGACCGCCTCGCACGCGTCGATGCGCGACGACTTCGAGATCTCGGTGCCCGAGCTCGACCTCGCCGTCGAGACTGCTCTCGCCTCGGGAGCGCTCGGCGCCCGGATGACCGGCGGCGGCTTCGGCGGCGCCGCGATCGCGCTCCTCCCCACCGAGCTCGTGCCCGCGGCGACCGACGCCGTGCAGGCCGCGTTCGCGGCATCCGGATTCCGCGCCCCGAACGTGTTCACGGTGACGCCGTCGGAGGGCGCGCGCCGCGACGCGTGA
- a CDS encoding carbohydrate ABC transporter permease — MTTTAAPPPALRPPRRKRRARIDDRGWLFVAPFAIVFALVFLAPLAYSLYLSVFRDQLVGGNAFVGFANYIAVFGDGKFWDGLGRVSLFLVVQVPVMLLLALAAALAIDSARLHAAGFYRIVIFLPYAVPAVVAVLMWGYIYGDQFGLTRNLNDLLGGTFVQPFVPEWMLVSIGNIVTWQFVGYNMLIFYSSLKTIPGELYEAASIDGAGAWRTIFSIKIPAVRGAVVIATIFSIIGSFQLFNEPNILKPLAPNTITTFFTPNMYAYNLSFAGQQYNYAATVAIIMGVITAVIAYVVQLRGSRQEAR, encoded by the coding sequence ATGACGACCACCGCGGCACCCCCGCCCGCTCTGCGCCCCCCGCGCCGTAAGCGACGCGCCCGTATCGACGACCGCGGCTGGCTGTTCGTCGCCCCGTTCGCCATCGTGTTCGCGCTGGTCTTCCTCGCGCCCCTCGCGTACTCGCTCTACCTCAGCGTCTTCCGCGACCAGCTGGTCGGCGGCAACGCGTTCGTCGGCTTCGCCAACTACATCGCCGTCTTCGGCGACGGGAAGTTCTGGGACGGCCTCGGCCGCGTCTCGCTCTTCCTCGTCGTGCAGGTGCCCGTCATGCTCCTCCTGGCGCTCGCGGCCGCCCTCGCGATCGACAGTGCGCGCCTGCACGCCGCCGGCTTCTACCGCATCGTGATCTTCCTCCCCTACGCCGTCCCCGCCGTCGTGGCGGTGCTCATGTGGGGGTACATCTACGGCGATCAGTTCGGCCTCACCCGCAACCTCAACGACCTTCTCGGCGGCACCTTCGTGCAGCCGTTCGTGCCCGAGTGGATGCTGGTCTCGATCGGCAACATCGTCACGTGGCAGTTCGTCGGCTACAACATGCTGATCTTCTACTCCTCGCTGAAGACGATCCCCGGCGAACTGTACGAAGCGGCATCCATCGACGGCGCCGGGGCGTGGCGCACGATCTTCTCGATCAAGATCCCCGCGGTGCGCGGCGCGGTCGTCATCGCGACGATCTTCTCGATCATCGGCAGCTTCCAGCTCTTCAACGAGCCCAACATCCTCAAGCCCCTGGCGCCGAACACCATCACGACGTTCTTCACGCCGAACATGTACGCCTACAACCTGTCGTTCGCGGGCCAGCAGTACAACTACGCGGCCACGGTCGCCATCATCATGGGTGTCATCACCGCCGTCATCGCCTACGTCGTGCAGCTGCGCGGCTCACGTCAGGAGGCGCGATGA
- a CDS encoding carbohydrate ABC transporter permease yields MTTATAPRTDTVAVTTSRSRSRRGFARTSPTQSKKSIVLSIVMALYLLYTLVPLFWLVINATKTQPDLFSTFGLWFGDSFALGDNIVQTLTYRDGIFLRWLGNTLLYVVVGAGGATLLATLAGYGLAKYNFRGRKAVFAVVLGAIAVPGTALAVPTFLLFSQLGLTNTPWAIIIPSLISPFGLYLIWVYATDAIPTELLEAARMDGAGEFRTFFTISIRLLTPGIVTVLLFAVVATWNNYFLPLIMLSDPAWYPLTVGLNQWNAQATGVGAQPIYNLVITGALLSIIPIVAAFLVLQRFWQSGLSAGSVKQ; encoded by the coding sequence ATGACCACCGCGACCGCACCCCGCACCGACACCGTGGCCGTGACCACCTCCCGCTCGCGCTCGCGCCGCGGCTTCGCCCGCACCTCGCCGACGCAGAGCAAGAAGTCGATCGTCCTCAGCATCGTCATGGCGCTGTACCTGCTGTACACGCTGGTGCCGCTCTTCTGGCTCGTCATCAACGCGACCAAGACCCAGCCCGACCTGTTCTCGACGTTCGGTCTGTGGTTCGGCGACAGCTTCGCGCTGGGCGACAACATCGTCCAGACGCTGACCTATCGCGACGGGATCTTCCTGCGCTGGCTCGGCAACACCCTGCTGTACGTCGTCGTCGGCGCCGGAGGGGCGACCCTGCTGGCGACCCTGGCCGGCTACGGCCTGGCCAAGTACAACTTCCGCGGGCGCAAGGCCGTGTTCGCCGTCGTGCTCGGCGCCATCGCGGTGCCGGGAACGGCCCTCGCCGTGCCGACCTTCCTGCTCTTCAGCCAGCTCGGTCTCACGAACACCCCCTGGGCGATCATCATCCCGTCGCTGATCAGCCCGTTCGGCCTGTACCTCATCTGGGTGTACGCGACGGATGCCATCCCCACCGAGCTGCTGGAAGCCGCCCGGATGGACGGGGCCGGCGAGTTCCGCACCTTCTTCACCATCTCGATCCGGCTCCTCACGCCGGGCATCGTGACGGTGCTGCTGTTCGCGGTCGTCGCGACCTGGAACAACTACTTCCTCCCGCTCATCATGCTCAGCGACCCGGCCTGGTACCCCCTGACCGTCGGCCTGAACCAGTGGAACGCGCAGGCGACCGGCGTCGGCGCCCAGCCGATCTACAACCTCGTGATCACCGGCGCGCTCCTCTCGATCATCCCGATCGTCGCCGCGTTCCTCGTCCTGCAGCGCTTCTGGCAGTCCGGTCTGAGTGCCGGAAGCGTCAAGCAGTGA
- a CDS encoding LacI family DNA-binding transcriptional regulator: MADVAAAAGVSGQTVSRVANGRSNVDPDTRRRVLDAMASLGYRPNSAARALRSGRFRSIGVIMFSLSSYGNTRTLDALASVAAASGYSITLITVQSASQSDVSGAFLRLHEHAVDGIVILIETHRLGENELSIPSGLPVVVVDSSADYPYAVVDNDQAQGARLATEHLLDLGHETVWHVSGPPESFAAERRRDAWRAALEERGCRVPPLQIGDWTAESGHRIGATLAEDPSVTAVFAANDQMALGVIRALHEAGRAVPGDVSVVGYDDMPESANFWPPLTTVRQRFERVGEEAMSALIADIEGAGGEHARTLVPTSLVVRESSGPRA; this comes from the coding sequence ATGGCCGACGTCGCTGCGGCGGCGGGGGTTTCGGGGCAGACGGTGTCGCGCGTGGCGAACGGTCGCTCCAACGTCGATCCTGACACGCGTCGCCGCGTTCTCGACGCGATGGCCTCCCTCGGCTACCGGCCGAACAGCGCCGCACGGGCCCTCCGCTCCGGACGCTTCCGCAGCATCGGCGTGATCATGTTCTCGCTGAGTTCCTACGGCAACACCCGCACGCTCGATGCGCTGGCGTCGGTGGCCGCGGCATCCGGGTACTCCATCACCCTCATCACGGTGCAGTCCGCCTCGCAGTCCGACGTGTCGGGAGCCTTCCTCCGGCTCCACGAGCACGCCGTCGACGGGATCGTGATCCTCATCGAGACGCATCGCCTCGGCGAGAACGAACTGTCCATCCCCTCGGGGCTGCCGGTCGTCGTCGTCGACTCCAGCGCCGACTACCCCTACGCCGTCGTCGACAACGACCAGGCGCAGGGGGCGCGCCTGGCCACCGAGCACCTGCTCGACCTCGGCCACGAGACCGTCTGGCACGTGTCGGGTCCGCCCGAGTCCTTCGCCGCCGAGCGCCGCCGCGACGCGTGGCGCGCCGCCCTCGAGGAACGCGGATGCCGCGTGCCGCCGCTGCAGATCGGCGACTGGACCGCCGAGTCGGGGCACCGCATCGGTGCGACGCTCGCGGAAGATCCGAGCGTGACGGCCGTCTTCGCGGCGAACGACCAGATGGCGCTCGGAGTCATCCGGGCGCTGCACGAGGCCGGACGCGCGGTCCCCGGTGACGTCAGCGTCGTCGGGTACGACGACATGCCCGAGTCGGCGAACTTCTGGCCCCCGCTGACGACGGTGCGACAGCGCTTCGAGCGTGTCGGCGAAGAGGCGATGAGCGCCCTGATCGCCGACATCGAGGGCGCCGGCGGAGAGCACGCGCGCACGCTGGTCCCCACCTCCCTCGTGGTGCGCGAAAGCTCCGGCCCGCGCGCCTGA
- a CDS encoding ABC transporter substrate-binding protein, whose amino-acid sequence MTFMRKGTAVRRTVFALAATALTVGALTACSGGSTGGGSNGGSADDIEKALQEGGEITYWSWTPSAEAQVAAFQKKYPNVKVNLVNAGTNTEEYTKLQNAIKAGSGAPDVVQIEYYAFPQFALSDSLLDLAPYGFGDLESAYATGPWGAVDFDGKIYGLPQDSGPMALFYNKSVFDEYGIAVPTTWDEYYAAAQKLHAADPTKYITADTGDSGFTTSMIWQAGGTPFKADGTNVTIDLQDAGSKKFADNWNRLIDGGLLSDTPSWSDEWFKGLGDGSIASLVIGAWMPGVLESSVEDGAGKWAVAPIPTYDGKAATAENGGGGQAVTKQSKNPALAAGFLKWLNNDDESLTIFAESGGFPSTTAQLSDPAFVDKKSDYFGGQQINQVLTQASSDVVKGWSYLPFQVYANSIFGDTVGQAYATKGDLNEGLSTWQDQLVQYGNDQGFSVNK is encoded by the coding sequence ATGACATTCATGCGCAAGGGCACCGCCGTGCGGCGGACCGTCTTCGCTCTGGCGGCCACCGCGCTCACGGTGGGCGCGCTGACCGCCTGCTCCGGCGGCAGCACGGGCGGCGGCAGCAACGGCGGCAGTGCCGACGACATCGAGAAGGCGCTCCAGGAGGGTGGCGAGATCACGTACTGGTCGTGGACGCCCTCGGCCGAGGCGCAGGTCGCGGCCTTCCAGAAGAAGTACCCGAACGTGAAGGTCAACCTCGTCAACGCGGGCACCAACACCGAGGAGTACACCAAGCTCCAGAACGCGATCAAGGCCGGCTCGGGCGCCCCCGACGTCGTGCAGATCGAGTACTACGCCTTCCCGCAGTTCGCCCTGTCGGACTCGCTGCTCGACCTCGCGCCGTACGGCTTCGGCGACCTCGAGAGCGCCTACGCGACCGGCCCGTGGGGTGCGGTCGACTTCGACGGCAAGATCTACGGCCTGCCGCAGGACTCGGGCCCCATGGCGCTGTTCTACAACAAGTCCGTCTTCGACGAGTACGGCATCGCCGTCCCGACGACGTGGGACGAGTACTACGCGGCCGCGCAGAAGCTGCACGCCGCCGACCCGACCAAGTACATCACCGCCGACACCGGCGACTCGGGCTTCACCACCAGCATGATCTGGCAGGCCGGCGGCACCCCGTTCAAGGCCGACGGCACGAACGTCACGATCGACCTGCAGGATGCCGGCTCGAAGAAGTTCGCCGACAACTGGAACCGCCTCATCGACGGCGGCCTGCTCTCGGACACCCCGAGCTGGAGCGACGAGTGGTTCAAGGGCCTCGGTGACGGCTCGATCGCCTCGCTCGTCATCGGCGCCTGGATGCCGGGCGTCCTTGAGTCGTCCGTGGAGGACGGCGCGGGCAAGTGGGCCGTCGCCCCGATCCCGACGTACGACGGCAAGGCCGCGACGGCCGAGAACGGCGGCGGCGGACAGGCCGTGACCAAGCAGAGCAAGAACCCGGCTCTGGCCGCGGGCTTCCTCAAGTGGCTGAACAACGACGACGAGAGCCTCACGATCTTCGCGGAGTCGGGCGGCTTCCCCTCGACCACGGCGCAGCTGAGCGACCCCGCCTTCGTCGACAAGAAGTCGGACTACTTCGGCGGCCAGCAGATCAACCAGGTCCTCACCCAGGCGTCGAGCGACGTCGTGAAGGGCTGGAGCTACCTGCCCTTCCAGGTGTACGCCAACAGCATCTTCGGCGACACCGTGGGCCAGGCCTACGCCACCAAGGGCGACCTGAACGAGGGTCTGTCGACGTGGCAGGACCAGCTGGTCCAGTACGGCAACGACCAGGGCTTCAGCGTCAACAAGTAA
- a CDS encoding LacI family DNA-binding transcriptional regulator translates to MRVSMADVAAAAGVSAQTVSRVANGSPRVDPTTRARVEKAMGDLGYRMHRAARALRTGQTSTIGLVVSTLASVGNSRMLQAISEAAAARDYALAVVTVGERGIREAFARLRSQGVDGAVVLNEATELVRDAPPADLHLVVVDSPPDERFSIVQTDHAGGARVAVEHLLGLGHDTVHHVAGPARSFAAAERERAWRATLADAGRRVPDLVRGDWTSASGHAAVSALTDATAVFVANDQMALGALRAFADAGRRVPEDVAVVGFDDIVDAAEYRPPLTTVRQDFDVLGARTVEALVAAIEGGVHVAETVPAPLVVRDSAR, encoded by the coding sequence ATGCGCGTATCGATGGCCGATGTGGCCGCGGCGGCCGGGGTTTCGGCCCAGACGGTCTCGCGCGTCGCGAACGGCAGTCCCCGGGTCGATCCCACCACCCGCGCCCGCGTCGAGAAGGCGATGGGCGACCTCGGCTACCGCATGCACCGCGCCGCCCGCGCGCTCCGCACCGGACAGACCTCCACGATCGGGCTGGTCGTGTCGACGCTGGCATCCGTCGGCAACTCCCGCATGCTGCAGGCGATCTCCGAGGCGGCCGCCGCGCGCGACTACGCCCTCGCCGTGGTCACGGTGGGGGAGCGCGGCATCCGGGAGGCCTTCGCCCGACTGCGCTCGCAGGGCGTCGACGGTGCCGTGGTGCTCAATGAGGCGACCGAGCTGGTGCGTGACGCCCCGCCGGCGGATCTTCACCTCGTCGTCGTCGACTCCCCGCCCGACGAGCGCTTCTCGATCGTGCAGACCGACCACGCCGGTGGCGCCCGCGTGGCCGTCGAGCACCTGCTCGGGCTCGGCCACGACACCGTGCACCACGTCGCGGGTCCCGCGCGTTCCTTCGCCGCGGCTGAGCGCGAGCGGGCCTGGCGTGCCACACTCGCCGACGCCGGTCGTCGCGTGCCCGACCTCGTGCGCGGCGACTGGACCTCGGCATCCGGTCACGCCGCCGTCTCGGCCTTGACCGATGCGACGGCGGTGTTCGTGGCGAACGACCAGATGGCGCTCGGCGCGCTGCGCGCGTTCGCCGACGCGGGTCGCCGTGTCCCCGAGGACGTCGCGGTCGTGGGCTTCGACGACATCGTGGATGCCGCGGAGTACCGCCCGCCCCTCACGACCGTGCGTCAGGATTTCGACGTTCTCGGCGCGCGGACCGTCGAGGCCCTCGTCGCCGCGATCGAGGGCGGTGTCCACGTCGCCGAAACGGTGCCGGCGCCCCTCGTCGTCCGCGACAGCGCGCGCTGA
- a CDS encoding glycoside hydrolase family 35 protein, translating into MTTFTIGETDFLLDGEPFQVISGTLHYFRIHPEHWADRIRTAKAMGLNTIETYVAWNAHEPVRGEWDATGWKDLGRFLDLVAAEGMHAIVRPGPYICAEWHNGGLPVWLTSTPGIGLRRSEPQYLAAVTEYLERVYEIVVPRQIDRGGNVVLVQIENEYGAYGSDKDYLRELVRVTREAGITVPLTTVDQPMPWMLENGSLPELHLTGSFGSRSAERLATLREHQPTGPLMCSEFWDGWFDWWGSIHHTTDPAASAHDLDVLLAAGASVNIYMVHGGTNFGTTNGANDKGRFDPIVTSYDYDAPIDEAGHPTAKFHAFRDVIAKYAPVPDLEPAPRPDAPVFEVPLTGEGEWMPASTGSASDDPATFEELGHLGPLVRYDVDLPANAPAVLAFGEVRDLAWVHVDGTFVGRLSRTLHERALAIPAGSRLTVLVEDQGRVNYGHRLGEEKGLIGGATLDGAPLTGWTATPIDLAAAAGAGAGPLGRALLRGTFEIDAAADLFLDTSAWGKGFAFVNGFFLGRYWRNVPQETLYVPAPVLRAGANEIVVLELEQALEPVARFVAQPSLGQLEE; encoded by the coding sequence GTGACCACCTTCACCATCGGCGAGACCGATTTCCTCCTGGACGGCGAACCGTTCCAGGTCATCTCCGGGACTCTGCACTACTTCCGCATCCACCCCGAGCACTGGGCCGACCGCATCCGCACGGCCAAGGCGATGGGCCTCAACACCATCGAGACCTACGTCGCGTGGAACGCACACGAGCCGGTGCGGGGCGAATGGGATGCCACGGGCTGGAAGGACCTCGGCCGTTTCCTCGACCTCGTGGCCGCCGAGGGGATGCACGCGATCGTCCGCCCGGGACCCTACATCTGCGCCGAGTGGCACAACGGCGGGCTCCCCGTGTGGCTGACGTCCACTCCGGGCATCGGCCTGCGCCGGTCGGAGCCGCAGTACCTCGCCGCCGTCACGGAGTACCTCGAGCGCGTGTACGAGATTGTCGTCCCGCGGCAGATCGACCGCGGCGGCAACGTCGTGCTCGTGCAGATCGAGAACGAGTACGGTGCCTACGGCTCCGACAAGGACTACCTGCGCGAGCTCGTGCGCGTCACCCGCGAAGCCGGGATCACCGTGCCGCTGACGACCGTGGATCAGCCGATGCCGTGGATGCTCGAGAACGGCAGTCTTCCCGAGCTGCACCTCACCGGCTCGTTCGGCTCTCGTTCGGCCGAGCGCCTCGCGACCCTGCGCGAGCACCAGCCCACCGGTCCGCTCATGTGCTCGGAGTTCTGGGACGGCTGGTTCGACTGGTGGGGCAGCATCCACCACACGACCGACCCCGCCGCCTCCGCCCACGACCTCGACGTGCTGCTCGCGGCGGGCGCATCCGTGAACATCTACATGGTCCACGGCGGCACGAACTTCGGCACGACGAACGGCGCTAACGACAAGGGCCGCTTCGACCCCATCGTCACCTCGTACGACTACGACGCCCCCATCGACGAGGCGGGGCACCCGACCGCGAAGTTCCACGCCTTCCGCGACGTGATCGCGAAGTACGCCCCGGTGCCCGACCTCGAGCCCGCGCCGCGGCCGGATGCGCCGGTGTTCGAGGTGCCGCTCACGGGCGAAGGCGAGTGGATGCCGGCATCCACCGGCTCCGCCTCGGACGACCCCGCGACGTTCGAGGAGCTCGGACACCTCGGGCCCCTCGTCCGGTACGACGTCGACCTTCCCGCGAACGCTCCCGCTGTGCTCGCGTTCGGCGAGGTCCGCGACCTCGCGTGGGTGCACGTCGACGGCACGTTCGTCGGGCGCCTCTCCCGCACGCTGCACGAGCGCGCGCTCGCGATCCCCGCGGGCTCACGCCTCACGGTGCTCGTCGAGGACCAGGGTCGCGTGAACTACGGTCACCGCCTCGGTGAGGAGAAGGGCCTGATCGGCGGCGCGACGCTCGACGGCGCCCCGCTGACCGGCTGGACGGCGACGCCGATCGACCTCGCCGCCGCTGCCGGTGCGGGCGCCGGGCCCCTCGGCCGCGCGCTGCTCCGCGGCACGTTCGAGATCGACGCGGCCGCCGACCTGTTCCTCGACACCTCGGCGTGGGGCAAGGGCTTCGCCTTCGTCAACGGCTTCTTCCTCGGCCGGTACTGGCGGAACGTGCCGCAGGAGACGCTGTACGTTCCGGCACCGGTCCTGCGTGCGGGCGCGAACGAGATCGTCGTGCTCGAGCTGGAGCAGGCCCTGGAGCCTGTGGCCCGGTTCGTCGCGCAGCCCTCGCTGGGACAGCTCGAGGAGTAG